In Sebastes umbrosus isolate fSebUmb1 chromosome 7, fSebUmb1.pri, whole genome shotgun sequence, the sequence AAAAATGAGGCCGCAGTGAGTCAAACCTGACGGCAGCGAAGAAAACATGAAACTGTTTGGGGGTTAGAGGGTTGATTGACGGAGTAtgttttggtcttagtgttGCATTTATGTGCCCTGTGTTTtatgtgtaatatatatatgtgctgtATAACcaagtgattgattgattgattgattgattgattgattgattgtctTTGTTGCTCAGATGGCTGCTGCTTCTCACTCGGTCGACGTGGTGGCTCAGAGCTGGGAGGACGGACCCTACATGTTCATCCTGAATATCAAAGAAATCAAAGACAAGAGCCAAGCCGCCGACCCCCCCGCACCCTGGAGTCTACAgcgtcagtcacacacacacacacacacacacacacacacacacacacacacacacacacgcgcacacacactcctttgACAAAGCTAGTGTACTGTATTACCTGTTCAAGCATTAGTGATGTCCTGTTTCCACTGATGGAAAGCTGATAATGTGTTTAATTGTAACAGGAGGTTCCTGAGACCAGATGCTACATAGAGATTGTGCACTATTGATCGAATATTAAtctttggcttcccacaattaacctcttaagccctaaAGGGTGCTGGACAActgttttctcgtaaagttatgactttagtatcgtaatgtttgtgtttgcagtgCAGATCAGCATGAAGGGTCCTCATCACGACTACATATCAGCTACTGAGTGGCCTATGATGGTggtaagaacacacacacacacacacacacacacacacacacacacacacaacactaaaTAACACAAAGAATAAACAAATCTAACTTCCTGCCTTCAGATATTcaaaggataagtctggtgtGGTTGTAGATTTTTTTAGTTATCGTCCAACAACATgttggagatttgtcaaatcttatcaacatgggagaggataaatatgctgctttaaacgtatgtatatatttattattgtaaatcaattaacaacacaaaacaatgacagatattgtccagaaaccctcacaaggtGCTGCAAAAtggaagtttggagcgttatttaacctccttcccgacaagctttCCGCAATTCCTCAGGTATTCCAGTTTTGTATGATTcccgtatcttcactctagctttaatggtgttaaaacaacgtctaaaataacaaatatacccaaaatgaatcaggaCTAGCATTTCAACCATAAGGCTTATGGGGAAACTAAACTATATTACTATTGCAGAGTAAAAGCAGATgcaaaaaaaggattttttttaatcctcgCCTAAAGTCTAAAATGTAAATTTCAAAGGCAATATCAGCGTTATAACAAACATCCCATGGACAATGATGCAACTGAATGTATTCTACTACTcttaactactactactttactactttacttaggtttttctagcatatgatgccagtatctagctttaaaactgagcttgctacaacctaaaaatcgcaagttgcgctaatgcgttagagaaattagtggcgtttttATCTGTCAAAGTTATCACgttataactttgacagccctactttttagcttaaaaatatgtttaagtGTGCAATTACTCtgtaaccctctgagacccacaatagacctaaATATACGACTTTataaatgactttattttcgtaatattacgacttttttctcgtaaagttatgactttattctcgtaatattatgacttttgtttctcgtaaagttaaataataaacatgctCGATTATATCTCATAAGTTGTTACAGCATTTTTGGTTTGATACCGTTTGTTTCACAGATTCGTGACTAAATTGAACCATTTTTTTATCACTTGAgagttgataaaaatgatcaataatccctccagaacaccacattaagacaccgagaaccttgaggaacaccatagaaaaagacatgtttttcctctctaaaatgtagcccaactttggagtgttatttaacctccttcccgacaagctggcACGACAATGAagctactagagcctctgaaagacagcacagtcagtcgggatcgcgggtctcagggggttaaggTCACAGTGGTCagtagtctctctctctctgtgtgtctccagtTCTACATGGTGATGTGTATCGTGTACGTGCTGCTGGCGGTGTTGTGGTTGGTGCTGTCGGCGTGCTACTGGAGGGATCTGCTCAGGATCCAGTTCTGGATTGGAGGAGTCATCTTCCTGGGCATGCTGGAGAAGGCCGTCTACTACGCCGAGTTCCAGAGCATCAGATACGACGGCCTGTCGGGTAGGAGTGgggtttttccttttctctggaCTGATGGGAGGTGAACGTTCGACGCGGCGGAGCGTCGAGAGATAATAACCCGCTGTAATGTGTCCCGCTGCAGTCCAGGGCGCCGTGGTGTTTGCTGAGGTGCTCTCTGCGGTGAAGAGGACTCTGGCCAGGGTGTTGGTGATCATCGCCAGTCTGGGATACGGCATCGTCAAGTAAGTCTTCTCCTTCTCACAGCTCTCTTGTTAGTTTTAGCATCATAAGGTTTTCTTGTATTAATCAGAAtgacaaactagagacctagagcattcagagggatggatggataagactagagacctagagcattcagaggatggatggatcagactagagacctagagcatccagaggatggatggattaaactagagacctagagcattcagaggatggatggatcaaactagagacctagagcattcagaggatggatggatcagactagagacctagagcattcagaggatggatggatcagactagagacctagagcattcagaggatggatggatcagactagagacctagagcattcagaggatggatggatcaaactagagacctagagcattcagaggatggatggatcaaactagagacctagagcattcagaggatggatggattaaactagagacctagagcattcagaggatggatggatcaaactagagacctagagcattcagaggatggatggatcagactagagacctagagcattcagaggatggatggatcaaactagagacctagagcattcagaggatggatggatcagactagagacctagagcattcagaggatggatggatcaaactagagacctagagcattcagaggatggatggatcaaactagggacctagagcattcagaggatggatggatcagactagagacctagagcattcagaggatggatggatcaaactagagacctagagccttcagaggatggatggatcagactagagacctagagcattcagaggatggatggatcaaactagagacctagagccttcagaggatggatggatcagactagagacctacaGCATTCAGTCCCTATCTCTCTAAAAACAAAGAGGGTGGAATGGTAAGGGCTtaagtctgtaaaaaaaaaaacatgtaaaaaatgaTGTGTCACCAGTTATTCTGGTGTGACGGAGCTCTAAAGCTCGTTTAAACTCGTGTTAGACACCGTGGCTCAAAGGCGTTTTATGCTCAACACGTTGTTTGTTGCAGTAATGTCCGAAACGTCGGAGGgcgtacaaacaaaatattctgtgaagaagcaagaagtcaacgagtgttACCGGCAAAAATCACCttgtaataaatgtattaaaatgaaACGAAGGTTGAAAGGATTAATATCCGGTAAACAATGTGATTCGGCTGCAGAATATTTACTCAGATGTAGATTTCTAAGAATCgtcttctgtctgtgtgtctgtgtgtctgtctgtctgtctgtctgtctgtccaccagGCCCAGGCTCGGGGCGCTGCTCCACAGAGTAGTCGGAGTCGGTCTGCTCTATTTGATCTTCTCCATCGTCGAGGGCATCCTAAGAGTCAacactgtaagtgtgtgtgtgtgtgtgtgtgtgtgtgtgtgtgtgtgtgtgtgtgtgtgtgtgtgtgtgtgtgtgtgtgtctaacccAGGGGTTAGcgacctgcgtctcttcagctcctcttcaGAGGCTCCATGTGGATTATTGAAAacggaaatgaataactgttctttgtttacattttcatttttatttatcattgttgtaggtctatggtacgatggtaagacggagtatcagggccactttgaggaaaaaaaataaatctgagatttagagaataaagtcataatattataaagtactaattttacatgttattttcttttttctcggaaagttatgactttattctcgtaatattacgactttttttcgtaatatgactttattctcgtaatatgacttttttctcgtaatattatgactttattctcgtaatattatgactttattctcgtaatattatgactttattctcgtaatattatgactttattctcgtaatattatgacttttttctcgtaatgttatgactttattctcgtaatattatgacttttttctcgtaatgttatgactttattctcgtaatattatgacatttttcttgtaatattatgactttatttctcgtaatattatgactttattctcgtaatattatgaattttttctcgtaatatgactttttctcgtaatattatgactttattctcgtaatattatgactttttcctcataatattatgactttttttctcgtaatattatgactttattctcgtaatattatgactttttcctcgtaatattatgacttttttctcgtaatattatgactatattctcgtaatattatgaattttttctcgtaatattatgactttttttctcgtaatattatgacttttttataataatattctgactttattctgtaaatctcagatgttttttccctcaatgtggccctaatactccgtagtacattgtctctttggccctcactgcattagacttatatactatatacttagactttaaactgtgttaccttcatcacaatgatcaaatattAGCGTCTCCAGAcagaattcttttttttcttttcctaaaatggctctttagatagtaaaggttgctgacccctggactaacctgtctctctctctctctctaggatcgaggcaacaacaacagcagtaaATTTTTGTGTGACATAGTGCTGGCCTTCACTGACTCCTGTGTTGTCTGGTGGATATCCTTTAACAGATAAAATCAGAAGGCTGAACTATTCCAGGTTTTTCTATCGCACATAACTGACACTAAATCACATCTTCTGTTCAACAGACAGGTCTGTGTTCACTGTGTGTCATTTTAATGTGCAAGACATAGAGAGTGCAAATTCTGAGCACAAAGTTTGTGCCGTTAAATATAACCACAAAGCAGGCGAGGGGAAGTCCGCGATGCAGAGAGGAGGTGACTGTGTACTgtgggctgtcgcaataaccacAATACTGCGCTGTTGACAAGGGGTGCAGTTTACTAGCACAACAAGTCCTCGTCATCTCTGCTTTGGAGCTTGGCTCCGCTAGACATGCCGTTctttctgccccccccccccctagcTGATTCTCTGTGATGACGTTGCACAAAACTAGggcaaagttaacgcgataataacacgttaacgcaaacgTCACACATtggaaatatctgaaaaatgactgaaaattgtcagaaaaaaaatctgaaaaaattctgagaAATGTCCAAACAAtgtcaacattttctttttaaaaaaaaatccgaagAACAtccgaaaaaagtcagaaaaatgtccgaaactttttccaaaaatgtccaaaaaaacgtggagaaaaaaaagtccagaaaatgtctgaaagaaaggcagaagaaaagtccgatactggtatcatatgaaactataaaacctaaagaatccatcggtaccaaccatatcagaCTAGCTTGtagcaaaggaggttaaataacgctccgaacttacgctaaattttggcgaggaaaaactgtcatgtccattttcaaaggagtcccttgacctctgacctccagatcagtgaatgtaaatgggttctatgggtacccacgagtctcccctttacagacatgcccactttatgataatcacatgcagtttggggcaagtcatagtcaagtcagcacactgacacactgacagctgttgttgcctgttgggctgcagtttgccgtgttatgatgtgagcatattgttttatgctaaatgcagtacctgtgagggtttctggacaatatgtgtcattgttttgtgttaattgatttacaataataaatatatacacacatttacataaagcagcatatttgtccactcccatgttgatgagaggattaaatacttgacaaatctcccttaatcATCTTAAATCTTAAGGTACATTtgtaacagataaaacaatgtgCGTTTAACTATTTGAATGGACTGACAGCCCCGACAGAAACCCGTCTATAGAGTGTGGTACGCTGTGTCcgctttttcttccttttactCCTTCTGTTTGcctcccttcttcctcctcttcctcctctgtcataCAACCGTTCACCCTTCTCCGTactttccctctttctctttatctGTTTATCTTCACCCTTTCTTTTTCTGCCCTGTAGGCCGAAGGTGATGTAGTTCTCCTGGCTGCTATTCCTCTGGCTGTGCTCGACTCTACCCTCTGCTGGTGGATATCCGCAACTGCATCTTCCCCTTTTTAGTACAactgtttgtctctctttctctctctcacacttttttttcatttcctctaTTGTTCTGCTTTGTTCGTCTCTGCATTTAGTATTTTGTGTCCAGCAAAACCCCTACGCACGCACTCAATGCTTCTATCATGTAAttaatagggctgggacgattcacccatctcctgattcgatactaaaTGATCACGATATTTGGAAGCCgtttcgatatgtattgcgatttttgtttattttttttaacactagggacttttactttggaaaatatctaaatgactCCAGTGATTTTCAGCATTTATGtcgtcagagatgtcctgaagtaagggacatgtaatgttttatacttctggtgaatataatccatcaatcttatttccatagatgtattttatatctacagttcctttgttaacaccttattttgaaaaccgtaCGTAAACCCACGTGTCTATTTCCTGTAAcatctccaaggtggtctctagatctcccgtcagctccgttctctttaaccatccatgatcagctccatcggggccgtttcaatgcagagaacacaaatgtcagtatctgggtgctctacagttgtagcgtcggcccatttgaccacggagacgagagcgacggccggctcggcCGCACGTTACCGtgatacaataacgtttcctgtccatgacagagttagcatgcagctttagctctgctctgtctagctctgcttttcctgtcaatgtgtgaaacccaaagtgtttccatcctttactggatgtgtagtgtttaccacgctggatttaacatgttagggtgcaggtcgtatccacgacgaccctccaacgttttctgctttctcgttttggctcgctgaggtttgttttggttgacggatacggaacggatatgacgtcggtaacttccttctacccctgtatagactcaaatgaagcgaATACATCGATTCTGGCATCAAAAAATCTAttctaaaatcataaaaatcacGATACATCGGTGGATCGATTggttttcccacccctaataatTAACCAAAGTTTAGAACAATTTAATATAGGTTTGGCTTTATTTTCAAGTgttaatattcataattgaCAATCTTAGAATTTGGACATTTCTGCagatgtataataataataataataataagtaggGATACAATGTGCAGCATCTTGTCTCTCATGCAAACGCAAACCTGACGAACCACAGGAGTTTGGGATGGTAAATATTTGATATTGGTAAgaaatgaacagtgatattaaACTGGAGATGGTGTTTATCTAACGTGTGGTCGATGTTCCTTGACTGTGTCGTCACATCTTTGTGAGTCTGGCTCAGACGATGAAGCTGCTGAGGCTGAGGAGGAACGTGGTGAAGCTCTCTCTCTACAGACACTTCACCAACACGCTCATCTTCGCTGTCATAGGTACAACCAAATAACTCTCGTTTGTCTCGAAGGTTTTTgctgaaacacatttcaacGTCTTTAAAactcgtatatatatatatttgtgtttttcagcgTCTGTCATCTTCATCATTTGGACCACCAAGACCTTCATGATGTCTAAATGTCAGTCTGTGAGTACTCAACCATTTTCTGTGAACTGTGTCGGAGAAGTTTCAGCGGTAAAGCTTCTCTCAAACTCTTCTTGCATGTGTTTAAAtcattaatttctttttttttttcatttaatttaaaagatgAACATTCATTGGTTAAATTGAGAGGCGtttctatttgaaaaaaatatatatataacagaataGAGATGGACCCGTCTTTTAATTAAGGAaaagagaaatgttaaaaaaagtcagaaaagtgtcagaaaaatgtaaaaaaaaatgtcagaaaaatgttttcgaaaaaaaaagttagaaaaatgttttagagaaatgttaaaaaaagtcaaacaaaaaggtcagaaaaatgtaaatgtagtctaaaaaaaggtttttcgaaaaatgtcaaaaagaaatgtctgaaaaatatctgaaaaagtcagaaaaatgtaaaaaaaaaaaaagaaaaagtcagaaaaatgttttagagaaatgttaaaaaaaagtcaaacaaaggtcagaaaaaatgtaaaaataaaaaagaaaagtctaaaaaaaaaagtcagaaatatcttttaaaaaagtcagaaaaatgtaaaaaaaaattaaaataaagtctaaaaatttttttttcgaaaaatgtcaaaaaaaagtcaaaaatatctgaaaaaagtcagaaaaatattttaaaaaagttaaagaaaaaaaaggtcagaaaaatgtaaaaaataaaaaataaagaagtcttaaagtttttttgaaaaatgtcaaaaaaagtcaaacaaaaagcaaattttttaaaaaaatatctgaaaaaagtcagaaaaatatttaaaaaaagtcagaaaaaggtaaagaaaaaaaaaagtcagaaaaatgttttagagaaatgttaaaaaagtcaaacaaaagggtcagaaaaatgtaaaaaataaagaagtcttaaaaaagttttttgaaaaatgtcaacaaaaaagtcaaacaaaaaggtcagaaaaatgaaaaaaataaaaaataaaagtctaaaacaatttttttcgaaaaatgtcaaaaaaaaaaaaaagtcagaaatatcttttagtcagaaaaatgtcaaaaaaataaaataaaaaagtctaaaaaaagttttttcgaaaaatgtcaaaaaaaaaaatgtctgaaaaatatctgaaaaaagtcagaaaaatattttaaaaaagtcagaaaaatgttttagagaaatgttaaaaaaagtcaaacaaaagggtcagaaaaatgtaaaaaaataaaaaataaagaagtctcaaaaaagtttttttgaaaaatgtcaacaaaaaaagtcaaacaaggtcagaaaaatgtaaaaataaaaaaaaagtctaaaaaaagttttttcgaaaaatgtcaaaaaaaagtcaatatcttttaaaaaaagtcagaaaaatgtaaaaaaaaataaaatgaaaaagtctaaaaaacgttttttcgaaaaatttcaaaaaaaaaaatgtctgaaaaatatctgaaaaagtcagaaaaatgtaaaaaaaaaaaaaagtcaaacaaaaaggtcagaaaaatgtaaaaataaaaaaaaaaagtctaaaaaaagttttttcaaaaaatgtaaaaaaaggtgGAGCATGAGGagccgaaagatggtgacgagaggttaatgtcGCGCTGCCGTAAAGTGTTATGGGTGCCGTTGTTATCCGAGCCGTTTTGTGAgtacagtatcggacccgatacccgatactggtatcggtatcggtgcatccatattgccaacacacagccatAATATTTCAACTCCCTTCttctaatacatttttttaatttttatttattctcagGCCAGCggagaaataaatgttttttatcttctgtcttttttcttcctgtaaatgACGATTTTTGTAATGCTTTTGAAGTGTTTCCATtaaaattctctctctctctctctctctctctctctctctctctctctgtgtgtgtcggtAGGACTGGAGGGAGCTGTGGATAGATGACGCGTTCTGGCGCTTCTTGTTCTCCATCATCCTATTGGTCATCATGTTCCTATGGCGACCATCAGCCAATAACCAGAGGTAAGGGGGGGctgctttctttgtttttttacacactttttctctttttaactgtaaaataaagccgggttctctctctctctctctctctctctctctctctctctgtgtgtgtcaggtatGCCTTCAGTCCTCTGTTGGATGaagagagtgaggaagaggagaaggagcccATGATGAACGAGGCTTTCGGTCAGCAACCTTCCTCTGACTCCCTTgccttctctccttcctcacCTGTTGCCTCCTCTCTCAAATCCTCAGTGCTctcattttttatgtatttatttatatatttattgagcTCATTAGGGACGCTCAACATCACTCAACCAGTTGTTAAATTATCAATTTAAATTATATGCATCATGGAAAGTCCTAAATGTAAtgtgtaatatatattatatatatataaaatctaataatgtaatgttttttactCCTGTGTGTCTCCAGAGGGGATGAAGATGAGGGGCGTGAAAAATGAGACCAACGGTTCGGCCAGAGCAAACAAAGTGGTGAGTACCAACAACAGCAGCCGTGTTCAATGAATTCAAACTATTCTTGGTCTTCAGCAACCTTTTACTTTCATTTATTCTATCCAAACTGATTTGATATGttatttatagggctgtcaatcaattgaaatagttaatcgtgattaatcacacattttgtttatctgttcaaaattaaccttaaagggagattagtcaagtatttaatccttttatcaacatgagtggacaaatctgctgctttatgcaaaatgtatgtatatatttattattgtaaatcaattatcaacacaaaacaatgacagatattgatccagaaaccctcacaggtactgcatttagcataaaccaatatgctccaatcataacatggcaaactgcagcccaacaggcaacaacagctgtcagtgtgtcagtgtgctgacttgactatgacttgccccaaactgcatgtgattatcataaagtgggcatgtctgtaaaggggagactcgtgggtacccatagaacccatttacattcactgatctggaggtcagaggtcaacgcagccctttgaaaatgaccatgacagtttttcctcgccaaaatttagtgtaagtttggagcgttatttaacctccttcatgaccagctagtatgacatttttctgactttttttttgacatttttagacatatttcagacttttattctaaaaaaattctgacttttttggacatttttcagacatttttttggacaaaaagcctcacacattcacatatctgaaggtcagaggtcaagggacccctttgaaaatggctatgacagtttttcctcgacaaaattttgCGGAACTtgggagcattatttaacctccttcctgacaagctagcatgacatggttggtaccgatggattcatcaggctttctagtttactatgataccagtatcctcactctcatcagcccgctacgacctaaaaatcacaagttgcgttaatgcgttaaagaaattagtggcgttaaaacgaatttgcgttaacgcgttattatcgcgttaactgcGACAGTCCTAGTTGTTTTCTTTAAACATAGAAAATCATTAGTTGGATTGAACTCAGTCATAAATTCTTGAAGGAGGAAACACATCAGctgactttgttgttgtttttccaggATGAGGATCTGAAATGGGTAGAAGAGAACATCCCTTCATCTATGGCGGACGTGTAAGTCAGCATGTTGGCTCTCATTATAGCGTATCAGAAATGATCATAAAGGAATATTATTCAAATCTGATGCCTTTCCTTCCTTCTCACAGCGCCCTGCCCCCCCTGCTGGACTCTGATGAGGTAAGTCGTCTTTCTTCATTACTTGGCACTTAAAAGGGGGTTTTCTTGAAAATCTGCTAACAAGATGAGACCCACACATTTGTTTATCAtatttgacatggttggtaccgatggattcatcaggttttctagtttcatatgataccagtatcagacttttcttctgcctttcttaaggacatttttagacatttttcagacttt encodes:
- the zgc:162698 gene encoding transmembrane protein 87A isoform X1, with product MGSCRTGPGLWTSAPLLVLVLVLMGLVGPVGSVSEPGIWTLNVDSEILKKQNFFFFTKTLFNNSFIHLKLMPETCNLSSPVQLNVSWYLRNSHCYNEVFSLDTEHAGIYFKSTEVKRGGGSGYYVFHQYPAFTCKPHTNPTFGLEKFEKKTRLTEEPQKQPITEKTSNRRKRSNVDAPQPKAAEVQKKAETGSAAVRPKEMAAASHSVDVVAQSWEDGPYMFILNIKEIKDKSQAADPPAPWSLQLQISMKGPHHDYISATEWPMMVFYMVMCIVYVLLAVLWLVLSACYWRDLLRIQFWIGGVIFLGMLEKAVYYAEFQSIRYDGLSVQGAVVFAEVLSAVKRTLARVLVIIASLGYGIVKPRLGALLHRVVGVGLLYLIFSIVEGILRVNTDRGNNNSSKFLCDIVLAFTDSCVVWWIFVSLAQTMKLLRLRRNVVKLSLYRHFTNTLIFAVIASVIFIIWTTKTFMMSKCQSDWRELWIDDAFWRFLFSIILLVIMFLWRPSANNQRYAFSPLLDEESEEEEKEPMMNEAFEGMKMRGVKNETNGSARANKVDEDLKWVEENIPSSMADVALPPLLDSDEETLTTKFEMSKME
- the zgc:162698 gene encoding transmembrane protein 87A isoform X2, with the protein product MGSCRTGPGLWTSAPLLVLVLVLMGLVGPVGSVSEPGIWTLNVDSEILKKQNFFFFTKTLFNNSFIHLKLMPETCNLSSPVQLNVSWYLRNSHCYNEVFSLDTEHAGIYFKSTEVKRGGGSGYYVFHQYPAFTCKPHTNPTFGLEKFEKKTRLTEEPQPITEKTSNRRKRSNVDAPQPKAAEVQKKAETGSAAVRPKEMAAASHSVDVVAQSWEDGPYMFILNIKEIKDKSQAADPPAPWSLQLQISMKGPHHDYISATEWPMMVFYMVMCIVYVLLAVLWLVLSACYWRDLLRIQFWIGGVIFLGMLEKAVYYAEFQSIRYDGLSVQGAVVFAEVLSAVKRTLARVLVIIASLGYGIVKPRLGALLHRVVGVGLLYLIFSIVEGILRVNTDRGNNNSSKFLCDIVLAFTDSCVVWWIFVSLAQTMKLLRLRRNVVKLSLYRHFTNTLIFAVIASVIFIIWTTKTFMMSKCQSDWRELWIDDAFWRFLFSIILLVIMFLWRPSANNQRYAFSPLLDEESEEEEKEPMMNEAFEGMKMRGVKNETNGSARANKVDEDLKWVEENIPSSMADVALPPLLDSDEETLTTKFEMSKME